Proteins from a genomic interval of Rosa chinensis cultivar Old Blush chromosome 2, RchiOBHm-V2, whole genome shotgun sequence:
- the LOC112190518 gene encoding metalloendoproteinase 5-MMP → MAPKSDLSLFTVTLLLLLALFSFLSNARANSSPFEFLEHLKGCHKGDKVKGINDLKKYLLKFGYLNYENHRHFNDDDFDELLEEAVKTYQLNFHLKPTGTLDDKTVSTMMMPRCGVPDIINGTTSMRSTQIKRQHRAIHTTVHYSFPDGNLKWPSSKYHLTYGFLAGTPSEAPGAVAQAFSTWAKNTHFKFSKAQNYQSADLKVSFHKGDHGDGNAFDGSGGQLAHAAYPTEGTLHYDADETWSVGAKPGAVDIESVGLHEIGHLLGLGHSSVEEAIMYPTIPEGVVHKSLHEDDIQGIKALYKV, encoded by the exons CTCCTCCTCCTCGCTCTCTTTTCTTTCCTCTCTAATGCAAGGGCAAACTCATCTCCGTTTGAGTTCCTTGAGCATCTTAAGGGTTGTCACAAAGGTGACAAGGTCAAGGGCATCAATGACCTGAAGAAGTACCTTCTAAAGTTCGGTTACTTAAACTACGAGAACCACAGACATTTCAACGATGATGATTTTGACGAGCTCTTGGAGGAAGCCGTCAAGACTTACCAGCTCAATTTCCACCTCAAGCCCACGGGAACATTGGACGACAAAACCGTATCAACGATGATGATGCCTCGTTGTGGTGTGCCCGATATCATCAATGGCACCACATCCATGAGATCAACCCAGATAAAGCGCCAGCACC GTGCAATTCATACCACCGTTCACTACTCATTTCCCGATGGAAATCTAAAATGGCCTTCTTCAAAATACCATCTGACTTACGGTTTTCTCGCCGGCACCCCATCCGAAGCCCCAGGTGCTGTCGCACAGGCTTTCTCAACATGGGCTAAGAACACTCACTTCAAATTCAGCAAGGCTCAAAATTACCAGAGTGCGGATTTGAAGGTTAGCTTTCATAAGGGTGATCATGGAGACGGGAATGCATTTGATGGGTCTGGCGGACAGCTGGCCCATGCTGCTTACCCTACGGAGGGAACATTGCACTACGACGCAGATGAGACTTGGTCTGTAGGTGCTAAACCAGGTGCCGTAGACATTGAGAGTGTTGGTTTGCATGAAATAGGGCACCTTCTAGGACTTGGACACAGCTCAGTGGAGGAAGCTATCATGTATCCAACCATCCCCGAGGGAGTGGTTCATAAAAGTTTGCATGAGGACGATATTCAAGGAATAAAAGCTTTATACAAAGTTTGA